Part of the Terriglobia bacterium genome, TCAGCAGGTCCTTGAGCGGGGCGGAGGCGCCGAAGGCCGTCATGCCGATCGCACGCCCCTTGGCGCCGACGTATTTCTCCCAGCCCTGGGTCACGCCCATTTCGACGGAGACGCGCGCGGTGACGTCCGGGGGGAGGACGGCGTCGCGGTAGGCTTGCGGCTGGCGGTCGAAGAGCTCCCAGGAGGGCATGCTCACCAGACGCACGCGGAGGCCTTCGGCGGAAAGTTTTTCATAGGCCTCGAGGCAGAGGGGCACTTCGCTGCCGGTGGCGATGAGGATGGCTTCGGGCTTGCCGCCTCTGGCTTCGGCGAGAATGTAGGCGCCTTGCGCGACGCCGGAGGCCGGGGCGTAGCGGGTGCGATCCAGGGTGGGGACGGCCTGGCGGGTGAGGATGAGGGCGGCGGGCTCATGGCGCAACTGCAGGATGACGCGCCAGGCTTCGGCGACCTCGTTGGCGTCGCCGGGGCGCAGAACGAGGAGGCCGGGAATGGCGCGCAGCGAGGCGACCTGCTCGATGGGCTGGTGCGTGGGGCCGTCCTCACCGACGGCGATGGAGTCGTGCGTGAAGATGTAGATGACGGGCAGCTCCATGAGGGCGCTGAGGCGGATGGGCGCGCGCATGTAGTCGCTGAAGACGAGGAAGGTGGAGCCGTAGGGGCGAAGTTTGGAAACGGAGAGGCCGTTGGCGATGGCGCCCATGACGTGTTCGCGGATGCCGAAATGCAGATTGCGGCCGCCGCGAGTGGCCGCCTGGAAATGGCCGGCGCCTTCGAAAGTGAGCAGAGTCTTAGTGGAGGGAGCGAGGTCGGCGGAGCCGCCGAGGAGCCAGGGGATATTTTTGGCGACGGCGTTGAGCACTTTTCCGGAGGAGTCCCGGGTGGCCAGGCCCTTGGGGTCGGCGGGGAAGACGGGGAGGTCCTGGTCCCAGCCGTCGGGAAGCTGGCGCCGCTGCATCTGGGAGAGCTGCGCGGCGAGGTCGGGGTACTGCTTGCGGAATTCGGCGAACTTCGCGGTCCAGGCGGTGCATGCTGCGGCGCCCCGGGCGCCGACGCCGCTCTGGAAATGGTCATAGACGCCTTCGGGGACGAGAAACTTGGCATCCTCGGGCCAGCCGTAATTGCGCTTGGTGAGGCGAATCTCTTCTTCGCCGAGGGGCTCGCCGTGGGCGCTGTGGGTGTCCTGCTTGTGAGGGGAGCCGAAGGCGATGTGGCTGTCCACGATGATCAGGGTGGGACGGTCGGTGGTCTGCTGGAAGGTTTGCAGGGCGCGCTCGAGCATTCCGAGGTCGTTGGCGTCGGTGACGTGGATGACGCTCCATCCGTAGCCGGCGAAACGCGCGGCCACATCTTCGTTGAAGGCTAGATCGGTGCGGCCCTCGATAGTGATCCTGTTGCTGTCGTAGAGCCAGCAGAGGTTGGAAAGCTGGAGGTGCCCGGCGAGAGAGGCGGCTTCGCCGGAGAGGCCCTCCATCATGTCGCCGTCGCCGCAGAAGGCGTAGACGTTGAAGTCGAAGAGGTCGAAGCCGGGGCGGTTGAAGGTTTGCGCCAGCCAGAAGCGGGCGATGGCCATGCCCACGGAGTTGGCGAGGCCCTGGCCGAGAGGGCCGGTGGTGGTCTCGACGCCACTGGTCCAGCGGTATTCGGGGTGGCCGGGACACTTGCTGCCGAGCTGGCGGAAGCGCTTGATCTCCTCGAGGGAAACCGCGGGATCAACGAGGGGCTGATCGGCGGGGCTGACGTCTTTGACCTGGGCGAGATGCAGCAGGGAATAGAGGAGCATGGAGGCGTGGCCGCCGGAGAGGACGAAGCGGTCGCGGTTGGGCCAGAGGGGATCGCCGGG contains:
- the tkt gene encoding transketolase gives rise to the protein MDAVQQANSGHPGAPMGLAPVAYCLWQRFLRFDPGDPLWPNRDRFVLSGGHASMLLYSLLHLAQVKDVSPADQPLVDPAVSLEEIKRFRQLGSKCPGHPEYRWTSGVETTTGPLGQGLANSVGMAIARFWLAQTFNRPGFDLFDFNVYAFCGDGDMMEGLSGEAASLAGHLQLSNLCWLYDSNRITIEGRTDLAFNEDVAARFAGYGWSVIHVTDANDLGMLERALQTFQQTTDRPTLIIVDSHIAFGSPHKQDTHSAHGEPLGEEEIRLTKRNYGWPEDAKFLVPEGVYDHFQSGVGARGAAACTAWTAKFAEFRKQYPDLAAQLSQMQRRQLPDGWDQDLPVFPADPKGLATRDSSGKVLNAVAKNIPWLLGGSADLAPSTKTLLTFEGAGHFQAATRGGRNLHFGIREHVMGAIANGLSVSKLRPYGSTFLVFSDYMRAPIRLSALMELPVIYIFTHDSIAVGEDGPTHQPIEQVASLRAIPGLLVLRPGDANEVAEAWRVILQLRHEPAALILTRQAVPTLDRTRYAPASGVAQGAYILAEARGGKPEAILIATGSEVPLCLEAYEKLSAEGLRVRLVSMPSWELFDRQPQAYRDAVLPPDVTARVSVEMGVTQGWEKYVGAKGRAIGMTAFGASAPLKDLLKKFGFVPESVMAAVRSVLAK